One window from the genome of Lynx canadensis isolate LIC74 chromosome E3, mLynCan4.pri.v2, whole genome shotgun sequence encodes:
- the PMS2 gene encoding mismatch repair endonuclease PMS2 isoform X3, protein MELAEGPSDVTISTCHASAKVGTRLVFDHNGKIVQKTPHPRPRGTTVSVQQLFYTLPVRHKEFQRNIKKEYARMVQVLQAYCIIAAGIRVSCSNQVGQGKRQPVVCTSGSSSIKENIGSVFGQKQLQSLIPFVQLPPSDSVCEEYGLSHGDALQTLFRISGFISHCAHGVGRSSTDRQFFFVNRRPCDPAKVSRLVNEVYHMYNRHQYPFVVLNISVDSECVDVNVTPDKRQILLQEEKLLLAVLKTSLTGMFDGDLNKLNVSQQPLLGIEGNLIKKHSAEMEKPVPEKQDDPASLRTGGEAKRAVTIFRLRETFSLRHTTETRSQGPNTTEPRRISPRQKRRVQCSGAPDSPCFQKCALGTGSSGPGGEAMRSRGGPCDRRDGAETEQDSGHSRTWAGPWEGPGTPATGGRSGGVCAANSPEDRFSQGNEEASEKLPELDRRPADTERGSNHEDGGRQHRVSPPPVDASSPSTRRFKKDGIPLNPDVPQGLVTAQNTSASQVDVAVKISKKVVPLAFSMRSLATRIKQLRHQERPQEGEQNYRKFRAKICPGENQAAEDELRKEISKTMFADMEIIGQFNLGFIITKLNADIFIVDQHATDEKYNFEMLQQHTALQGQRLITPQTLNLTAVNEAILIENLEIFRKNGFDFVIDEGAPVTERAKLISLPTSKNWTFGPQDIDELIFMLSDSPGVMCRPSRVRQMFASRACRKSVMIGTALNTSEMKKLITHMGEMDHPWNCPHGRPTMRHIANLDFISQK, encoded by the exons gAGTATGCCAGAATGGTCCAGGTCTTACAAGCATACTGTATCATTGCAGCGGGCATCCGTGTGAGTTGCAGCAATCAGGTTGGACAAGGAAAACGCCAGCCTGTGGTTTGCACAAGCGGAAGCTCCagcataaaggaaaatattggaTCTGTGTTTGGGCAGAAACAG CTGCAAAGCCTCATTCCTTTTGTTCAGCTGCCCCCTAGTGACTCTGTGTGTGAAGAGTACGGGCTGAGCCACGGTGATGCTTTGCAGACTCTGTTTCG CATCTCTGGTTTCATTTCTCACTGTGCTCATGGTGTTGGAAGAAGCTCCACAGACAGACAGTTTTTCTTTGTCAATCGGCGGCCTTGTGACCCggcaaag GTTTCCAGACTTGTGAACGAGGTCTATCATATGTATAATCGCCATCAGTATCCATTTGTTGTTCTTAACATTTCTGTTGATTCAG aATGTGTTGACGTCAATGTTACTCCCGATAAAAGGCAAATTTTACTGCAAGAGGAGAAGCTTTTGTTGGcagttttaaaaacatctttgacAGGAATGTTTGATGGTGATCTCAACAAACTTAATGTCAGTCAGCAGCCGTTGTTGGGTATTGAAG GTAACTTAATAAAAAAGCATTCGGCAGAAATGGAGAAGCCCGTGCCAGAAAAGCAGGATGATCCCGCTTCGTTAAGGACTGGAGGAGAAGCGAAGAGGGCAGTGACCATTTTCAGACTGAGAGAGACCTTTTCTCTTCGGCACACGACAGAGACCAGGTCTCAGGGCCCGAACACCACCGAACCGAGACGGATTTCTCCGAGACAGAAGAGACGCGTCCAGTGTTCTGGAGCTCCAGACTCCCCGTGTTTCCAGAAGTGCGCCTTGGGCACAGGCTCGTCCGGCCCTGGCGGGGAGGCGATGCGTTCGCGCGGGGGCCCCTGTGACCGCAGGGACGGAGCGGAGACGGAGCAGGACTCGGGGCACAGCCGCACTTGGGCCGGCCCGTGGGAAGGGCCCGGCACCCCGGCAACGGGCGGTCGGTCCGGTGGTGTCTGTGCAGCGAACTCCCCTGAGGACAGGTTTTCACAAGGAAACGAGGAAGCTTCTGAGAAGTTGCCTGAACTTGACCGTCGCCCTGCAGACACGGAGCGCGGTTCCAATCACGAGGACGGTGGACGTCAACATAGGGTCTCGCCTCCGCCCGTAGATGCATCCTCCCCAAGCACACGGCGTTTCAAAAAAGACGGCATTCCTTTGAATCCTGACGTCCCCCAAGGGTTGGTGACTGCGCAGAACACGTCAGCGTCTCAGGTCGACGTGGCTGttaaaatcagtaagaaagtAGTGCCCCTGGCCTTTTCCATGCGGTCTTTAGCGACACGAATAAAGCAGTTACGTCACCAAGAAAGGCCACAAGAAGGCGAACAGAATTACAGGAAGTTCAGGGCAAAGATCTGCCCCGGAGAAAACCAAGCCGCCGAAGATGAACTGAGAAAGGAGATAAG TAAAACGATGTTTGCAGACATGGAGATCATTGGTCAGTTTAACCTGGGATTTATAATCACCAAACTCAATGCAGATATCTTCATAGTGGACCAGCATGCCACGGATGAGAAGTACAACTTTGAGATGCTCCAGCAGCACACGGCCCTCCAGGGTCAAAGGCTTATCAC ACCCCAGACTCTCAACTTAACTGCTGTCAATGAAGCTATCCtaatagaaaatctggaaatattCAGAAAGAATGGCTTCGATTTTGTTATCGACGAAGGGG CTCCAGTCACTGAAAGGGCGAAGTTGATTTCCTTGCCAACCAGTAAAAACTGGACCTTCGGACCTCAGGACATCGATGAACTGATCTTCATGCTCAGTGACAGCCCTGGGGTCATGTGTCGGCCTTCCCGCGTCAGACAGATGTTTGCCTCCAGAGCCTGTCGAAAGTCT GTGATGATTGGAACCGCCCTAAACACAAgtgagatgaagaaactgatcacCCACATGGGTGAGATGGACCATCCCTGGAACTGTCCCCACGGAAGGCCGACCATGAGACACATTGCCAACCTGGATTTCATTTCTCAAAAGTGA